One region of Etheostoma cragini isolate CJK2018 chromosome 16, CSU_Ecrag_1.0, whole genome shotgun sequence genomic DNA includes:
- the prkaa1 gene encoding 5'-AMP-activated protein kinase catalytic subunit alpha-1 isoform X1, with protein MATEKQKHEGRVKIGHYILGDTLGVGTFGKVKVGQHELTKHQVAVKILNRQKIRSLDVVGKIRREIQNLKLFRHPHIIKLYQVISTPTDIFMVMEYVSGGELFDYICKNGKLDEKESRRLFQQIISAVDYCHRHMVVHRDLKPENVLLDAHMNAKIADFGLSNMMSDGEFLRTSCGSPNYAAPEVISGRLYAGPEVDIWSSGVILYALLCGTLPFDDDHVPTLFKKICDGIFFTPQYLNPSVISLLKHMLQVDPMKRATIKEIREDEWFKQGLPKYLFPEDPSYSNNMIDDEALKEVCEKFECTEEEVLSCIYSRNHQDPLAVAYHLIIDNRRIMSEAKDFYLASSPPDSFLDDQHLTSSGAAVAGIVKPHPERVPFLLAETPPRPRHTLDELNPQKSKHQGVRRAKWHLGIRSQSRPNDIMSEVCRAMKQLDYEWKVVNPYYLRVKRKNPITGMQTKMSLQLYQVDSRTYLLDFRSIDDDMLETKSGTATPLRSGSVGNYRSTIKNDVDGADAPAMSSTVPLTKAAEGSLASSLTSSIDSTGGDTPTIPRPGSHTIEFFEMCANLIKLLAR; from the exons AAGCACCAAGTGGCCGTGAAGATCTTGAACAGGCAGAAGATCCGCAGTTTAGATGTGGTGGGAAAGATTCGCAGGGAGATCCAGAACCTCAAGCTTTTCAGGCATCCTCACATAATTAAGCT GTATCAGGTTATTAGCACCCCTACAGATATCTTCATGGTGATGGAGTATGTCTCAGGAGGCGAGTTATTCGACTACATCTGCAAAAATGGAAAG TTGGATGAAAAGGAGAGTCGTCGGCTGTTCCAGCAGATTATTTCAGCAGTAGACTACTGCCACAGACACATGGTGGTTCACCGAGACCTCAAGCCTGAAAATGTGCTGCTTGATGCACACATGAATGCCAAGATTGCAGACTTTG GATTATCAAACATGATGTCAGATGGAGAGTTCCTGCGAACAAGCTGTGGTTCTCCAAACTATGCTGCTCCTGAGGTCATCTCAGGAAG GTTATATGCTGGTCCAGAGGTAGATATCTGGAGCAGTGGGGTCATTCTGTATGCCTTGTTGTGTGGGACGCTTCCCTTTGATGACGACCACGTGCCAACACTCTTTAAGAAGATCTGCGATGGGATCTTTTTTACCCCTCAGTATCTGAACCCGTCAGTAATAAGCCTCCTTAAACACATGCTGCAGGTGGACCCAATGAAAAGAGCCACAATCAAAGAGATCCG AGAGGATGAGTGGTTCAAACAGGGCCTGCCAAAGTACTTGTTCCCTGAGGACCCATCGTACAGCAACAACATGATTGATGATGAGGCTCTCAAGGAGGTATGTGAGAAGTTTGAGTGCACAGAGGAGGAGGTCCTGTCCTGCATATATAGTCGCAACCATCAAGATCCATTGGCTGTCGCCTACCATCTCATCATTGACAATCGTCGCATCATGAGTGAAGCCAAGGATTTCTACCTGGCGTCCAGCCCTCCTGACTCTTTTCTAGATGACCAGCACCTGACCTCGTCCGGTGCAGCTGTGGCTGGAATTGTCAAGCCCCACCCTGAGCGTGTACCCTTCCTCTTGGCGGAGACTCCTCCCAGGCCACGCCACACATTGGACGAATTGAACCCCCAGAAGTCCAAGCACCAGGGTGTTAGAAGGGCCAAGTGGCACCTGGGTATCCGGAGTCAGAGTAGACCCAATGACATCATGTCTGAAGTGTGCCGTGCCATGAAACAGCTGGATTATGAATGGAAG GTTGTGAATCCTTATTATCTACGTGTGAAAAGGAAGAATCCGATTACTGGGATGCAAACCAAGATGAGCCTTCAACTCTACCAGGTGGACAGTAGAACCTACCTCCTCGACTTCCGTAGCATAGACG ATGATATGTTGGAAACAAAATCTGGAACTGCTACCCCTCTCCGTTCTGGGTCTGTGGGCAACTACCGCTCCACTATTAAGAACGATGTAGACGGTGCAGATGCTCCAGCTATGTCTAGCACTGTGCCCCTCACCAAGGCTGCAGAAGGCTCCTTAGCTTCATCGTTGACCTCATCCATCGACTCAACAGGGGGGGACACCCCAACTATCCCTCGACCAGGAAGCCACACCATTGAGTTCTTTGAGATGTGCGCAAATCTTATTAAACTACTTGCACGATAA
- the prkaa1 gene encoding 5'-AMP-activated protein kinase catalytic subunit alpha-1 isoform X2: MVVHRDLKPENVLLDAHMNAKIADFGLSNMMSDGEFLRTSCGSPNYAAPEVISGRLYAGPEVDIWSSGVILYALLCGTLPFDDDHVPTLFKKICDGIFFTPQYLNPSVISLLKHMLQVDPMKRATIKEIREDEWFKQGLPKYLFPEDPSYSNNMIDDEALKEVCEKFECTEEEVLSCIYSRNHQDPLAVAYHLIIDNRRIMSEAKDFYLASSPPDSFLDDQHLTSSGAAVAGIVKPHPERVPFLLAETPPRPRHTLDELNPQKSKHQGVRRAKWHLGIRSQSRPNDIMSEVCRAMKQLDYEWKVVNPYYLRVKRKNPITGMQTKMSLQLYQVDSRTYLLDFRSIDDDMLETKSGTATPLRSGSVGNYRSTIKNDVDGADAPAMSSTVPLTKAAEGSLASSLTSSIDSTGGDTPTIPRPGSHTIEFFEMCANLIKLLAR; the protein is encoded by the exons ATGGTGGTTCACCGAGACCTCAAGCCTGAAAATGTGCTGCTTGATGCACACATGAATGCCAAGATTGCAGACTTTG GATTATCAAACATGATGTCAGATGGAGAGTTCCTGCGAACAAGCTGTGGTTCTCCAAACTATGCTGCTCCTGAGGTCATCTCAGGAAG GTTATATGCTGGTCCAGAGGTAGATATCTGGAGCAGTGGGGTCATTCTGTATGCCTTGTTGTGTGGGACGCTTCCCTTTGATGACGACCACGTGCCAACACTCTTTAAGAAGATCTGCGATGGGATCTTTTTTACCCCTCAGTATCTGAACCCGTCAGTAATAAGCCTCCTTAAACACATGCTGCAGGTGGACCCAATGAAAAGAGCCACAATCAAAGAGATCCG AGAGGATGAGTGGTTCAAACAGGGCCTGCCAAAGTACTTGTTCCCTGAGGACCCATCGTACAGCAACAACATGATTGATGATGAGGCTCTCAAGGAGGTATGTGAGAAGTTTGAGTGCACAGAGGAGGAGGTCCTGTCCTGCATATATAGTCGCAACCATCAAGATCCATTGGCTGTCGCCTACCATCTCATCATTGACAATCGTCGCATCATGAGTGAAGCCAAGGATTTCTACCTGGCGTCCAGCCCTCCTGACTCTTTTCTAGATGACCAGCACCTGACCTCGTCCGGTGCAGCTGTGGCTGGAATTGTCAAGCCCCACCCTGAGCGTGTACCCTTCCTCTTGGCGGAGACTCCTCCCAGGCCACGCCACACATTGGACGAATTGAACCCCCAGAAGTCCAAGCACCAGGGTGTTAGAAGGGCCAAGTGGCACCTGGGTATCCGGAGTCAGAGTAGACCCAATGACATCATGTCTGAAGTGTGCCGTGCCATGAAACAGCTGGATTATGAATGGAAG GTTGTGAATCCTTATTATCTACGTGTGAAAAGGAAGAATCCGATTACTGGGATGCAAACCAAGATGAGCCTTCAACTCTACCAGGTGGACAGTAGAACCTACCTCCTCGACTTCCGTAGCATAGACG ATGATATGTTGGAAACAAAATCTGGAACTGCTACCCCTCTCCGTTCTGGGTCTGTGGGCAACTACCGCTCCACTATTAAGAACGATGTAGACGGTGCAGATGCTCCAGCTATGTCTAGCACTGTGCCCCTCACCAAGGCTGCAGAAGGCTCCTTAGCTTCATCGTTGACCTCATCCATCGACTCAACAGGGGGGGACACCCCAACTATCCCTCGACCAGGAAGCCACACCATTGAGTTCTTTGAGATGTGCGCAAATCTTATTAAACTACTTGCACGATAA